The Ziziphus jujuba cultivar Dongzao chromosome 7, ASM3175591v1 genome includes a region encoding these proteins:
- the LOC107408932 gene encoding serine/arginine-rich splicing factor SR45a, giving the protein MAESPRKRYSRSASPWRAQSRSRSRSRSRSRPRSRSRSWSRPRPRSRSRSRGRSRSRSHGRGEDLNPGNTLYVTGLSTRVTERDLEDHFNKEGKVASCFLVVEPRTRISRGFAFVTMDSVEDAERCIKYLNQSVLEGRYITVERSRRKRPRTPTPGHYLGLKSTRDYGYRGDRDRGRYRGGLGRDDYGYRRSPRRSPYRGGRDYSPHGGRSRRDRSRSPLHSPYGSPERKYVRGSR; this is encoded by the exons ATG GCGGAGTCTCCTCGTAAAAG ATATTCACGATCTGCTTCTCCATGGAGAGCTCAGTCTAGATCAAGATCCAGGTCCAGGTCTAGGTCTAGGCCTCGGTCTAGATCCAGATCCTGGTCGAGGCCCAGGCCTCGGTCACGGTCCAGAAGTCGTGGCAG ATCAAGGTCCAGAAGTCATGGCAG GGGTGAGGATTTAAACCCTGGAAATACACTTTATGTGACAGGACTTTCTACAAGGGTTACAGAAAGGGACCTTGAAGACCACTTCAATAAGGAGGGCAAG GTTGCTTCATGCTTTCTTGTGGTGGAGCCTCGTACACGTATTTCCCGTGGTTTTGCATTTGTTACAATGGACAGTGTTGAGGATGCAGAGCGGTGCATTAAGTATCTCAACCAGTCAGTCCTAGAAGGCAGATACATAACTGTGGAGAGG TCCCGGAGGAAACGTCCAAGGACTCCAACACCAGGGCACTATCTTGGGTTGAAAAGTACTAGAGACTACG GCTATCGAGGTGATCGTGATCGTGGTAGATATCGTGGAGGCTTGGGTCGTGATGATTATGGCTATCGTAGGTCTCCAAGACGGTCACCTTACAGAGGAGGCCGTGATTATTCTCCCCATGGTGGAAGGTCAAGAAGGGACAGGTCCAGGTCACCACTTCATTCACCGTATGGTAGCCCAGAAAGAAAGTATGTTAGAGGCTCTAGGTGA
- the LOC107409730 gene encoding pentatricopeptide repeat-containing protein CRR2, chloroplastic-like, with protein MVLLLKTKMHGLFGRCAELLVSRRKWDTLGSFPFLFAARICTGHHCRDSYDYTYLLEQCKSKKSVKKVHAQIVIGGYEQNPFVAAKLVGKYVEYDSNMEVASKVFDSLLDRDVFVWNMVIQGYANLGPFEEALDLYHQMRLSGLSANRYTYPFVLKACGAMKDGNKGQLVHGHVVKLGLDSDLFVANALIASYAKCKDVVISRKVFDNILEKDIISWNSMISGYTVNGHVDEALMLFPAMLQGHTTCLPDHATLVSTLPACVQASAIHVGFWIHSYVIKSGMEVESALGSGLISMYANCGRVSIAREVFVRIKDKNAVAWSAMIRCYGMHGYADEALQMYSQLLESGIHPDEVIFLCLLSACSHAGMVAKGWEIFKEMDDYGIQKNDNHYACMVDLLGRAGFLDQAVEFIESMPVQPGKDVYGALLGACRIHNNIELAEEAAKKLLILDPDNAGRYVILAKMYEDAGRWEDAARVRTAVRENKVRKLTGCSSIEVNCIHHTFGVDDMSHPLTDQIFITLERLDRIMEEEIVIV; from the coding sequence ATGGTGCTTCTACTGAAGACCAAAATGCATGGCTTATTCGGTCGGTGCGCAGAGCTTCTGGTATCAAGGAGAAAGTGGGACACGTTGGGATCGTTTCCATTTTTGTTTGCTGCGAGAATCTGCACGGGACATCATTGTAGAGACTCGTATGATTATACGTATTTGTTAGAGCAATGTAAAAGTAAGAAATCTGTTAAAAAAGTGCATGCCCAGATAGTTATTGGAGGTTATGAGCAAAACCCATTTGTTGCTGCAAAGCTGGTGGGGAAGTACGTTGAGTATGATTCGAACATGGAAGTTGCAAGCAAGGTGTTTGATAGTTTGTTGGACAGAGATGTTTTTGTGTGGAATATGGTAATCCAAGGTTACGCAAATTTGGGTCCTTTTGAGGAAGCTCTAGATTTGTATCACCAAATGCGGCTAAGTGGCTTATCCGCAAACCGTTATACTTACCCTTTTGTTTTGAAGGCTTGTGGTGCTATGAAAGATGGAAACAAAGGTCAGCTTGTCCATGGCCATGTTGTGAAATTAGGGCTTGACTCGGATTTGTTTGTTGCCAATGCTCTTATAGCTTCCTATGCCAAGTGTAAGGATGTTGTGATTTCCAGAAAAGTGTTTGATAATATTCTTGAGAAAGACATTATTAGTTGGAATTCCATGATTTCAGGGTATACTGTTAATGGACATGTGGATGAAGCTCTCATGCTTTTCCCTGCCATGCTGCAGGGTCATACCACATGCTTGCCTGACCATGCCACTCTTGTTAGCACTCTTCCTGCTTGTGTTCAAGCATCAGCCATCCATGTAGGCTTTTGGATTCATTCTTACGTCATAAAATCTGGCATGGAAGTTGAATCTGCTTTAGGCAGCGGTCTCATTTCAATGTATGCAAACTGTGGACGAGTGAGCATCGCAAGAGAAGTTTTCGTTCGAATCAAAGATAAAAACGCAGTGGCATGGAGTGCAATGATAAGATGTTATGGAATGCATGGGTATGCAGATGAAGCACTCCAGATGTATTCACAGCTGTTAGAGTCTGGCATACACCCGGATGaggttatatttttatgtttattatccGCATGTAGTCATGCAGGCATGGTAGCAAAAGGATGGGAAATTTTCAAGGAAATGGATGATTATGGAATACAGAAAAATGATAATCACTATGCTTGCATGGTTGATCTCTTAGGAAGGGCTGGGTTTCTTGACCAGGCAGTTGAGTTTATTGAAAGCATGCCTGTGCAGCCAGGGAAAGATGTATATGGTGCGTTGCTTGGTGCCTGTAGAATACATAATAACATAGAACTAGCTGAAGAAGCTGCAAAGAAGCTGTTGATCTTGGACCCTGACAATGCTGGACGGTATGTTATTCTGGCAAAGATGTATGAAGATGCGGGGCGGTGGGAAGATGCAGCTAGAGTGAGGACTGCGGTGAGAGAGAACAAAGTTAGGAAACTAACCGGATGTAGTTCAATCGAGGTGAATTGCATTCATCATACATTTGGAGTAGATGATATGTCTCACCCGTTAACCGACCAGATTTTCATCACATTGGAAAGATTGGACAGGATAATGGAAGAAGAAATAGTAATAGTCTGA
- the LOC107405791 gene encoding phospholipase D delta: MADAEQPVYLHGDLDLEIIEARSLPNMDLVSEHLRRCFTACDTIKFHGSSDHTDDDPHGGKRGVDHKIHHHSRRIITSDPYVTVCVPQATVARTRVIKNAQNPKWEEHFIIPLAHPVADLEFQVKDDDFFGAQLIGTAKVSAKEIASGEPISRWVPILGSSGNPPKSNTAIRIHMTFTPVDKNPAYKHGIAGDPEHKGVRNTYLPLRKGSSVRLYQDAHVPDGMLPNIELDGGKFFGHEKCWEDICYAISEAHHLIYIVGWSVFHKVKLVREPTRPLPRGGDLTLGELLKYKSEEGVRVLLLIWDDKTSHDKYFINTEGVMQTHDEETRKFFKHSSVTCVLAPRYASSRLSYFKQQIVGTIFTHHQKCVLVDTQAYGNDRKITAFLGGLDLCDGRYDTPEHRLFRDLNTVYQDDFHNPTFSAGTKAPRQPWHDLHSRIDGPAAYDVLLNFEQRWRKATKWTEFGLRFKRVSHWHDDALIKIERISWILSPALPSSKSGSKEDSAQFVTKYGTVIPEDDRRLWVAGEDDPETWHVQILRSIDSGSVRGFPRNVDAAAHQNLICAKDQVIDKSIQTGYIQAIRSAQHFIYIENQYFLGSSYAWPDYKNAGVDNLIPMELALKIASKIKANERFAVYIVIPMWPEGDPKSATVQEILYWQAQTMQMMYSIVAQELKSKQLSGLHPQDYLNFYCLGNREAISDELSSAANGTAVSDAQKFQRFMIYVHAKGMIIDDEYVMVGSANINQRSMAGTKDTEIAMGAYQPHHTWAEKRRHPRGQVYGYRMSLWAEHLGMLDGSFKEPESLECVKKVNGIAEDNWRRFTSEEFTLLQGHLLKYPLQVDADGKVSLLPQQENFPDVGGKVLGVHSATIPDLLTT; this comes from the exons ATGGCCGATGCTGAGCAGCCTGTTTATCTCCATGGTGACCTCGACCTCGAAATCATTGAAGCCCGGAGTTTGCCCAATATGGACCTTGTCTCCGAGCATTTACGCCGTTGCTTCACTGCCTGTGACACTATCAAATTCCACGGTTCCTCGGACCACACTGATGATGATCCCCACGGCGGAAAAAGAGGAGTAGACCACAAGATTCACCACCACAGCCGGAGGATCATCACCAGCGACCCATACGTCACCGTTTGCGTACCTCAAGCCACCGTCGCTCGCACGCGCGTCATTAAGAATGCCCAGAACCCTAAGTGGGAAGAGCACTTCATAATCCCATTGGCGCACCCTGTAGCTGACCTCGAGTTCCAGGTCAAAGACGACGACTTCTTCGGCGCACAGTTGATCGGCACCGCCAAAGTCTCTGCCAAGGAAATCGCCTCCGGAGAGCCTATTTCCAGGTGGGTTCCGATTCTCGGGTCGTCCGGAAATCCGCCCAAGTCCAACACCGCCATTCGGATCCATATGACATTCACGCCCGTGGATAAGAACCCGGCTTACAAGCACGGCATCGCCGGCGATCCCGAGCACAAGGGCGTGAGGAACACGTACTTGCCGTTGAGGAAGGGAAGCTCAGTGAGGTTGTATCAAGATGCTCATGTGCCGGATGGGATGCTACCGAACATTGAATTGGATGGGGGGAAGTTTTTTGGGCACGAGAAGTGTTGGGAAGATATCTGCTATGCGATTTCGGAGGCCCATCACTTGATTTACATTGTGGGTTGGTCGGTTTTCCACAAGGTGAAGCTGGTCAGAGAGCCGACGAGGCCATTGCCGAGAGGTGGGGATTTGACTCTCGGTGAATTGCTCAAGTATAAGTCGGAAGAAGGTGTTCGGGTCTTGTTGTTGATCTGGGACGATAAGACTTCCCATGACAAATACTTTATCAATACG GAGGGCGTGATGCAGACGCATGATGAAGAAACCCGGAAGTTTTTCAAGCATTCGTCGGTAACTTGTGTACTGGCGCCTCGTTATGCCAGCAGTAGGCTCAGCTATTTCAAACAGCAG ATTGTTGGAACCATCTTTACACATCATCAAAAATGTGTTCTTGTGGACACACAAGCATATGGGAATGACCGCAAGATAACTGCATTTCTAGGAGGTCTCGATCTTTGTGATGGTCGTTATGACACGCCCGAGCATCGGTTATTTCGTGATCTTAACACCGTATATCAAGATGATTTCCATAATCCTACATTTTCT GCTGGAACCAAAGCTCCTAGGCAACCATGGCATGACTTGCATAGTCGAATTGATGGGCCTGCTGCATATGATGTTCTTTTAAACTTTGAGCAGCGTTGGAGGAAAGCAACAAAATGGACAGAGTTTGGACTACGTTTTAAAAGGGTGTCTCACTGGCATGATGATGCTTTGATAAAAATAGAACGTATCTCGTGGATACTAAGTCCTGCTCTTCCCAGTTCCAAATCTGGTTCAAAGGAGGATAGTGCCCAATTTGTTACCAAGTACGGCACAGTTATTCCTGAAGATGATAGGCGATTATGGGTGGCCGGGGAAGATGACCCTGAAACTTGGCATGTTCAG atttTGCGGTCCATTGATTCAGGATCAGTAAGGGGATTTCCCAGAAATGTTGATGCAGCTGCACACCAG AACCTTATATGTGCGAAGGATCAGGTAATAGATAAAAGCATTCAAACAGGATACATCCAGGCAATCAGATCTGCTCAGCATTTCATATATATCGAAAATCAGTACTTTCTTGGATCATCATATGCGTGGCCAGATTACAAAAATGCAG GAGTTGATAATCTTATTCCAATGGAATTAGCATTGAAGATTGCTAGCAAAATTAAAGCTAATGAGAGATTTGCAGTGTATATTGTCATACCCATGTGGCCTGAAGGTGATCCAAAATCTGCTACCGTGCAAGAAATACTCTACTGGCAG GCCCAGACAATGCAAATGATGTACAGTATTGTTGCACAAGAACTGAAGTCTAAGCAGCTTTCAGGCCTGCATCCTCAAGATTACCTAAATTTTTATTGCCTTGGTAACAGGGAAGCAATCTCTGACGAACTATCAAGTGCTGCTAATGGTACTGCG GTCTCTGATGCACAAAAATTTCAGAGATTTATGATTTATGTTCATGCCAAGGGTATGATAATAGATGATGAATATGTAATGGTGGGATCTGCCAATATCAACCAAAGATCCATGGCCGGTACAAAAGATACTGAGATAGCTATGGGTGCATATCAACCCCATCACACTTGGGCAGAAAAGAGAAGGCATCCACGTGGGCAG GTATATGGATATAGAATGTCACTTTGGGCAGAGCATCTTGGGATGTTAGATGGAAGTTTCAAAGAACCCGAGAGTTTAGAATGTGTGAAGAAGGTGAATGGGATTGCAGAAGATAACTGGAGGAGATTCACATCTGAGGAATTTACACTATTGCAGGGCCACCTTCTGAAATATCCTCTGCAAGTTGATGCTGATGGTAAAGTAAGTCTACTACCTCAACAAGAGAATTTCCCAGATGTTGGTGGTAAAGTACTTGGTGTTCATTCCGCAACGATTCCCGATCTCCTTACCACATAA